From Rhodanobacteraceae bacterium, the proteins below share one genomic window:
- a CDS encoding Undecaprenyl-diphosphatase — translation MTLPDVVLLAIIQGFAELLPVSSSAHVIMAEKLLGLDPTAPAMTFLLVMLHTGTMFAVIGYFWKVWRERYFASVAVFRQQAKLIIIATFATGVVGLVLLLVIERMVLRRHAHAQVEQLFGNPYLIASGLVAAGTLILLSSRKATADRPLTTRASAWVGAIQGLCLPFRGFSRSGATISTAMFLGVERMRAEEFSFALAVVLTPPVVLREAWRLVQADAAPDALAGRAFGMGLLGMLFSFVSGWLALRWLSRWLEHGRWHFFGYYCLVAAVLVLTLSFW, via the coding sequence GTGACCCTCCCGGACGTGGTACTACTTGCGATCATCCAGGGCTTTGCTGAGTTGTTGCCGGTTTCCAGCTCCGCCCACGTGATCATGGCCGAAAAATTGCTGGGCCTCGATCCTACCGCGCCCGCGATGACCTTCCTGCTGGTGATGTTGCACACCGGCACCATGTTCGCGGTCATCGGCTATTTCTGGAAGGTATGGCGCGAGCGTTACTTTGCTTCCGTCGCGGTGTTCAGACAGCAAGCCAAGCTGATCATCATTGCGACTTTTGCGACCGGGGTGGTGGGTCTGGTATTGCTGCTGGTGATCGAGCGAATGGTGTTGCGCAGACACGCCCATGCGCAAGTCGAGCAACTGTTCGGCAATCCCTATCTGATCGCGAGTGGATTGGTAGCCGCCGGTACGCTCATCCTTCTCTCCAGCCGGAAAGCGACCGCAGATCGGCCCCTGACCACCCGCGCCTCGGCATGGGTTGGAGCGATTCAAGGTTTATGTCTACCGTTTCGCGGGTTCTCCCGTTCGGGTGCAACGATCTCGACGGCGATGTTTCTTGGCGTCGAGCGCATGCGCGCGGAAGAGTTCAGCTTCGCCTTGGCGGTGGTGCTGACCCCGCCGGTAGTCCTGCGCGAAGCTTGGCGGCTGGTGCAAGCGGATGCCGCCCCGGACGCGCTGGCCGGCAGAGCCTTCGGCATGGGATTGTTGGGAATGCTTTTCAGCTTCGTCTCAGGCTGGCTGGCGCTGCGCTGGCTCTCGCGCTGGCTGGAGCATGGCCGCTGGCATTTCTTCGGTTATTACTGTCTTGTCGCCGCCGTACTCGTGCTGACGCTCAGCTTTTGGTGA
- a CDS encoding CzcABC family efflux RND transporter, transmembrane protein — protein sequence MLERLVAFSLRYKVLVLIAFVVIGFLGFQAVRQLPIDAFPDVTPVQVNVYTEASGLAAEDVEQLLTTPVESALAGLPKVQEIRSVSLFGLSYVSVYFDDSMDIYFARQLVNERLQQVGDRLPAGYGKPEMGPNTSGLGQVFWYTVERADTKLKDAAQAKAPSDMDLRTLQDWTIRLILRTAPGVDDVTSWGGQEKQYQVRIDPLKLIAHKLGFKDVIEALQANNAQVGGNFINVGREQYLVRGLGLVQNAQDIGNIVLKSEDGTPVYVRDVAEITEAGAPRTGAVTRDGKEVVLGMALARIGENAKNVVDAVKAKLDTVRKALPAGTVVKPVYERTDLVNAAVDTAVRALIEGSILVALVLFLFLGELRSALVVVIALPLAMLIAFICMNQAGLSANLMSLAGLAIGIGMMVDGAVVMVENAFRIMAERKAHGLPVDRTAAVLAAAREVANPIAFAILIIIVVFLPLFSLQGLEGKMFKPMAFNISFAMAGSLILALTLIPVLAALVLKPKEEKDTRLVAFLKRHYATVLAWSLARRKTVLAIAAGALLGSLALFPFLGKEFMPNLKEGAIMWRITSIPSASLEESIGISKEVAALVKQKFPEVETTLAMIGRAEKGETADVNYMEVYTPLKSKDQWRDGQTLESIEEAMQKELSAALPTAVVSYTQPIQMRIEELISGVRATLALKLYGDDLGELDRLSAKIKDALAGVPGVADLALEANLGKPQIRVQVDRDALARYGLNADDVLTVVKNGIGGEPVSVLLDGVKRFDITVQLDKADKASLQAIERIPLRAPNGSLVQLSQVAKVSDAEGYSFIRREQLQRYAVIQMDVRGRDINGFVQEANAKIAQQVKLPTGYYTEWGGAFENQQRALTRLSLIVPVTIFFIFVLLYTAFNSVKYAALILANVPFAIIGGIVGLAITGQYLSVPSAIGFIAVFGVAMLNGIVLVSFLNQQREKGLAVRDAVISGTALRLRPVLMTASVAILGLVPMLLSSGVGAETQRPLATVVVGGLITSTLLTLVLLPVLYDWIEERAARRLAKSQEDTP from the coding sequence ATGCTGGAACGTCTGGTTGCATTCTCTCTGCGGTACAAGGTGCTGGTGCTGATCGCTTTCGTGGTGATCGGCTTTCTGGGTTTCCAGGCCGTGCGGCAGCTCCCCATCGACGCCTTCCCCGACGTCACGCCGGTGCAGGTCAACGTGTACACGGAAGCGTCGGGTCTGGCTGCGGAAGACGTCGAGCAATTGCTGACCACGCCGGTGGAATCGGCGCTGGCCGGCTTGCCCAAGGTCCAGGAAATCCGCTCGGTCAGCCTGTTCGGGTTGTCCTATGTATCGGTCTATTTCGACGACTCGATGGACATCTACTTCGCGCGACAACTGGTTAATGAACGCCTGCAACAGGTGGGTGATCGTCTGCCGGCCGGTTACGGCAAGCCGGAGATGGGGCCGAACACCTCCGGTCTCGGACAGGTGTTCTGGTACACGGTCGAGCGTGCCGATACCAAGCTCAAGGATGCCGCCCAAGCCAAGGCGCCCAGCGACATGGACCTGCGCACGCTGCAGGACTGGACCATTCGCTTGATCCTGCGCACCGCGCCCGGCGTCGACGATGTCACCTCGTGGGGCGGCCAGGAAAAGCAGTACCAGGTCCGCATCGATCCCTTGAAGCTGATCGCGCACAAGCTCGGCTTCAAGGATGTGATCGAGGCGCTGCAGGCGAACAACGCACAGGTCGGCGGCAACTTCATCAACGTCGGACGCGAACAATACCTGGTGCGCGGGCTCGGTCTCGTGCAGAACGCACAGGACATCGGCAACATCGTGCTGAAGAGCGAGGATGGCACCCCGGTGTACGTGCGCGACGTGGCCGAGATCACCGAAGCCGGCGCACCGCGCACCGGTGCCGTCACCCGCGATGGCAAGGAGGTGGTGCTCGGCATGGCGCTCGCCCGCATTGGCGAGAACGCCAAGAATGTCGTGGATGCCGTCAAGGCCAAGCTCGATACCGTGCGCAAGGCGCTCCCCGCCGGCACCGTCGTGAAGCCCGTGTATGAGCGCACCGACCTGGTCAACGCCGCGGTGGACACCGCCGTGCGCGCGCTGATCGAGGGTTCGATCCTGGTCGCGCTGGTGCTGTTCCTGTTTCTGGGCGAACTGCGCAGCGCGCTGGTGGTGGTGATCGCGCTTCCACTCGCGATGCTGATCGCCTTCATCTGCATGAACCAGGCGGGGCTGTCGGCCAACCTGATGTCGCTCGCAGGTCTCGCGATCGGCATCGGCATGATGGTGGACGGCGCGGTGGTGATGGTGGAGAACGCGTTTCGCATCATGGCCGAGCGCAAGGCGCACGGTCTGCCAGTGGACCGCACGGCCGCGGTGCTGGCGGCGGCGCGCGAAGTGGCCAACCCGATCGCCTTCGCGATCCTGATCATCATCGTGGTATTCCTCCCGTTGTTCAGCCTGCAGGGGCTGGAAGGCAAGATGTTCAAGCCGATGGCGTTCAACATCAGCTTCGCGATGGCGGGGTCGTTGATCCTGGCGTTGACCCTGATCCCGGTGCTGGCCGCGCTGGTGTTGAAACCGAAGGAAGAGAAGGACACGCGTCTGGTGGCGTTTCTGAAACGCCATTACGCCACCGTGCTGGCGTGGTCGCTGGCGCGCAGGAAAACCGTGCTCGCCATCGCCGCCGGCGCCCTGCTCGGCAGCCTCGCGCTGTTCCCGTTCCTCGGCAAGGAGTTCATGCCCAACCTGAAGGAAGGCGCGATCATGTGGCGGATCACCTCGATTCCTTCCGCATCGCTGGAGGAATCGATCGGCATTTCCAAGGAAGTCGCTGCGCTGGTCAAGCAGAAGTTCCCGGAAGTGGAAACGACACTTGCCATGATCGGTCGCGCCGAAAAAGGCGAAACCGCCGACGTCAACTACATGGAGGTGTACACCCCGCTGAAATCCAAGGATCAGTGGCGCGACGGGCAGACGCTGGAAAGCATCGAGGAGGCGATGCAAAAGGAACTGTCCGCGGCGCTGCCTACAGCGGTGGTGAGTTACACCCAGCCGATCCAGATGCGCATCGAGGAATTGATTTCCGGCGTGCGCGCCACACTGGCGCTGAAACTCTACGGCGACGACTTGGGCGAGCTAGACCGCCTGAGCGCGAAGATCAAGGACGCGCTGGCCGGCGTACCCGGCGTGGCGGATCTCGCGCTGGAAGCCAATCTCGGCAAACCGCAGATCCGCGTCCAGGTGGATCGCGACGCGCTCGCCCGATACGGACTCAACGCCGACGACGTGCTCACCGTGGTCAAGAATGGCATCGGCGGCGAGCCCGTTTCCGTCCTGCTCGATGGCGTGAAACGTTTCGACATCACGGTGCAACTGGATAAGGCCGACAAGGCGTCCTTGCAGGCGATCGAGCGCATTCCGCTGCGCGCGCCCAATGGCTCGCTGGTGCAATTGTCCCAAGTCGCCAAGGTCAGCGACGCGGAGGGCTACTCGTTCATCCGTCGCGAACAGCTGCAACGCTACGCGGTGATCCAGATGGACGTGCGCGGCCGCGACATCAACGGCTTCGTCCAGGAAGCCAACGCGAAGATCGCCCAGCAGGTGAAGCTGCCGACCGGCTACTACACAGAGTGGGGCGGCGCGTTCGAGAACCAGCAGCGCGCATTGACGCGGTTGTCGCTGATCGTGCCGGTGACCATCTTCTTCATCTTCGTGCTGCTCTACACCGCGTTCAATTCGGTGAAATACGCCGCGCTGATCCTGGCCAATGTGCCCTTCGCCATCATTGGCGGCATCGTCGGTTTGGCGATCACGGGGCAATACCTGTCGGTGCCCTCGGCGATCGGCTTCATAGCCGTATTTGGCGTCGCGATGTTGAATGGCATCGTGTTGGTGAGCTTCCTGAATCAACAGCGCGAGAAAGGACTTGCCGTACGCGACGCCGTGATCTCGGGCACCGCGCTTCGCCTGCGTCCGGTACTGATGACCGCGAGCGTGGCGATCCTGGGGTTGGTACCGATGCTGCTGTCCAGCGGGGTCGGCGCGGAAACCCAGCGCCCGCTCGCCACCGTGGTGGTGGGCGGCCTCATCACCTCGACGTTGCTGACGCTGGTGCTGTTGCCGGTGCTGTACGACTGGATCGAGGAACGCGCCGCCCGGCGTCTGGCGAAATCACAGGAGGACACACCATGA
- a CDS encoding Cobalt-zinc-cadmium resistance protein CzcD: MSGCGCQHEAQDRVQRRALTIALGLNATMFVVGIIAGWLAHSSGLMADALDMLSDAAAYGIGLMAINRGARFKSGAAMMTGTIILLLGAGVIVDAVHRWIEGSHPLGPVMMMIAFVALLVNGSVLLFVLKPFQKGEVHMRAMWLCTRADVVANLGVILSGALVLLLHSPIPDRIIGIAIGLYVIKEAIEILREAREAGSVEAVKS; encoded by the coding sequence ATGAGCGGTTGCGGATGCCAGCACGAAGCGCAGGATCGCGTTCAACGACGCGCATTGACGATCGCGCTCGGCTTGAACGCAACGATGTTCGTGGTCGGCATCATCGCCGGCTGGCTGGCGCATTCGTCCGGCTTGATGGCCGACGCGCTGGACATGCTGTCCGATGCCGCGGCTTATGGCATTGGCCTGATGGCGATCAATCGCGGCGCACGCTTCAAGTCCGGCGCCGCGATGATGACCGGCACCATCATCTTGCTCCTTGGCGCCGGCGTGATCGTGGATGCGGTGCACCGCTGGATCGAAGGCAGCCATCCGCTCGGCCCGGTGATGATGATGATCGCGTTCGTCGCCCTGCTGGTCAACGGCTCGGTGCTGTTGTTCGTGTTGAAGCCGTTCCAGAAAGGGGAAGTGCACATGCGTGCAATGTGGTTGTGCACGCGTGCGGACGTAGTCGCCAACTTGGGCGTGATTCTGTCGGGCGCGCTGGTGTTGCTGCTTCACTCGCCGATCCCCGACCGGATCATCGGCATCGCAATCGGCCTCTATGTCATCAAGGAGGCGATCGAGATCCTGCGCGAGGCGCGTGAGGCCGGCTCTGTAGAAGCAGTCAAGTCGTAA
- a CDS encoding P-II family nitrogen regulator, with amino-acid sequence MKEVKAFIHRGRIVDIIHALEDAGFRYLSVSDVKGLLQALSVQEQTYSMELGERVTRQIKLEVFCEDDQAERAVQLIRLHGRTGQNVAGWVYQSTVDRAWPIDGNG; translated from the coding sequence ATGAAAGAAGTCAAAGCGTTTATTCATCGCGGCCGCATCGTCGACATCATCCACGCGCTGGAGGACGCGGGGTTTCGTTATCTGTCGGTGAGCGACGTCAAGGGCTTGCTGCAAGCGCTCAGTGTGCAGGAACAAACGTACTCCATGGAACTGGGCGAGCGGGTGACCAGACAGATCAAGCTCGAAGTGTTCTGCGAGGACGATCAGGCCGAACGCGCCGTGCAATTGATCCGCCTGCACGGGCGCACCGGTCAGAACGTCGCCGGCTGGGTGTACCAGAGCACGGTGGATCGCGCATGGCCGATCGACGGCAACGGATAG